The proteins below come from a single Streptomyces sp. B3I8 genomic window:
- the mscL gene encoding large conductance mechanosensitive channel protein MscL has translation MSEMKGSNVWEGFKAFLMRGNVVDLAVAVVIGAAFSNIVNSVVKGIINPLVGAIGTKNLDSYSSCLTSHCEVAKDGTVTHGIQIMWGAVLGSTLQFLITATVVYFLMVLPMSRYLARVEARRKAREDTKGSVVEVTELEVLQQIRDTLVAQRGGGHDARR, from the coding sequence ATGAGCGAGATGAAGGGGTCCAATGTCTGGGAGGGCTTCAAGGCCTTCCTGATGCGAGGGAACGTCGTCGATCTGGCCGTCGCGGTGGTGATCGGAGCCGCGTTCAGCAACATCGTGAACTCGGTGGTGAAGGGCATCATCAACCCCCTGGTGGGAGCGATCGGCACGAAGAACCTCGACAGCTACAGCTCGTGTCTCACCTCCCACTGCGAGGTGGCGAAGGACGGCACGGTCACCCACGGCATCCAGATCATGTGGGGCGCGGTCCTCGGCTCCACGCTGCAGTTCCTGATCACGGCGACCGTCGTGTACTTCCTGATGGTGCTGCCGATGTCGAGGTACCTGGCCCGGGTCGAGGCGCGTCGCAAAGCGCGGGAGGACACGAAGGGGTCGGTGGTCGAGGTCACGGAGCTGGAGGTCCTCCAGCAGATCCGCGACACCCTGGTCGCCCAGCGCGGCGGCGGTCACGACGCCCGGCGGTGA
- a CDS encoding P1 family peptidase encodes MDTGADALTDVPGLRVGHATRAGSGWLTGTTVVLAPEPGAVAAVDVRGGGPGTKETDALDPRNLVRTVEAVVLTGGSAYGLDSASGVMAWLEERGRGVRVGPGPEHVVPVVPAACVFDLGRGGDFGARPDAATGRAAVEAAAGPAGTAVAQGCVGAGTGAVVGAFKGGVGTASTVLGSGITVGALVVANAAGSAVDPETGALYGEFWQGRRVGYPAAGVHEAARRRLDDAAARRTAPPLNTTLAVVATDAALSKAQAQKVAGTAHDGIARAVRPVHLLNDGDTVFALSTGARPLPDGDPLALNEVLAAGADLVTRAIVRAVRAARSYEGPGGDWPSYEELYGTS; translated from the coding sequence ATGGATACCGGGGCCGATGCGCTGACGGACGTCCCCGGGCTGCGGGTGGGGCATGCGACCCGGGCCGGGAGCGGCTGGCTGACCGGCACGACGGTCGTGCTCGCCCCCGAACCAGGCGCCGTGGCCGCTGTGGACGTGCGCGGCGGCGGGCCGGGGACGAAGGAGACGGACGCGCTGGACCCGCGCAACCTGGTGCGGACCGTGGAGGCGGTGGTACTGACCGGCGGCAGCGCCTACGGACTGGACTCCGCCTCCGGCGTGATGGCCTGGCTGGAGGAACGGGGGCGCGGGGTACGGGTCGGCCCCGGACCGGAGCACGTGGTGCCGGTGGTGCCCGCGGCCTGCGTGTTCGACCTGGGACGGGGCGGTGACTTCGGGGCCCGTCCGGACGCGGCCACCGGCCGGGCGGCCGTGGAGGCGGCCGCCGGCCCGGCCGGCACGGCGGTGGCACAGGGATGCGTCGGAGCGGGTACGGGCGCGGTGGTCGGTGCCTTCAAGGGCGGGGTCGGCACCGCGAGCACGGTGCTCGGCTCGGGGATCACCGTGGGCGCGCTGGTGGTTGCCAACGCCGCGGGCTCGGCGGTGGACCCGGAAACGGGCGCGCTGTACGGCGAGTTCTGGCAGGGACGGCGGGTCGGGTACCCGGCGGCCGGTGTCCACGAGGCGGCCCGGCGTCGGCTGGACGACGCGGCGGCCCGGCGGACGGCGCCGCCCCTGAACACGACGCTCGCGGTCGTCGCCACGGACGCGGCGCTGTCGAAGGCGCAGGCGCAGAAGGTCGCGGGCACGGCGCACGACGGGATCGCGCGGGCGGTACGCCCGGTGCACCTGCTGAACGACGGCGACACGGTGTTCGCGCTGTCGACCGGCGCCCGGCCGCTGCCCGACGGCGATCCCCTGGCGCTCAACGAAGTCCTCGCCGCGGGCGCGGACCTGGTGACCCGGGCGATAGTGCGGGCGGTCCGGGCGGCGCGGTCGTACGAGGGGCCGGGCGGCGACTGGCCGTCGTACGAGGAGTTGTACGGCACCTCCTGA
- a CDS encoding Ig-like domain-containing protein, with the protein MTTPDMTARRRVLGAAAALVVGALTLTACGGDASADNGKSGKQSDTKASAARLTISAEDGSDNASINATGVKVRDGKLTEVKMTVAGSDKAVEGTMSADGTTWQPKGQLERGTKYRISAMAKDANGRPAAANSVFTTVSSANSFIGTYTPDGGTTVGIGMPVSFTFNKAISDKKAVQSHITVTSSSGQQIAGHWFGTQRLDFRPEKYWDAGSKVTMKIDLDGVKGANNSYGVQKKTVTFTVGRSQVSTVDAAAQTMTVVRDGRTVKTVPISAGSPDHTTYNGQMVISEKFQQTRMNGSTVGFGGEYDIPDVPHAMRLTSSGTFIHGNYWYNQGNPPFGREGTSHGCVGLADVRGAQGDTVAKWFYDSSLVGDVVIVKNSPDKVVSPDNGLNGWNMSWSEWTAGSAV; encoded by the coding sequence GTGACTACGCCGGACATGACAGCGCGGCGGCGCGTACTCGGGGCCGCGGCCGCCCTCGTGGTCGGTGCCCTGACTCTCACCGCCTGCGGCGGGGACGCCAGCGCGGACAACGGCAAGAGCGGCAAGCAGTCCGACACCAAGGCCTCCGCCGCACGCCTCACCATCTCCGCCGAGGACGGCTCGGACAACGCGTCCATCAACGCCACCGGGGTGAAGGTCAGAGACGGGAAGCTGACCGAGGTGAAGATGACGGTGGCCGGCTCGGACAAGGCCGTCGAGGGGACGATGTCGGCGGACGGGACGACCTGGCAGCCGAAGGGGCAGCTGGAGCGCGGCACGAAGTACCGCATATCGGCGATGGCCAAGGACGCCAACGGGCGCCCGGCCGCCGCGAATTCCGTCTTCACCACGGTCTCCTCCGCGAACAGCTTCATCGGTACCTACACCCCCGACGGCGGCACCACGGTCGGCATCGGCATGCCGGTGTCGTTCACGTTCAACAAGGCGATCAGCGACAAGAAGGCCGTGCAGTCGCACATCACCGTCACCTCCAGCAGCGGCCAGCAGATCGCCGGACACTGGTTCGGCACCCAGCGCCTGGACTTCCGGCCCGAGAAGTACTGGGACGCCGGCTCCAAGGTGACGATGAAGATCGACCTGGACGGTGTGAAGGGCGCCAACAACAGCTACGGCGTGCAGAAGAAGACGGTCACCTTCACCGTCGGCCGCTCCCAGGTCTCCACGGTCGACGCGGCCGCTCAGACGATGACGGTCGTCCGGGACGGACGGACCGTGAAGACGGTCCCGATCTCCGCCGGCAGCCCGGACCACACCACGTACAACGGCCAGATGGTCATCTCCGAGAAGTTCCAGCAGACCCGGATGAACGGCTCCACGGTCGGCTTCGGTGGCGAGTACGACATCCCGGACGTGCCGCACGCCATGCGGCTGACCTCCTCGGGCACCTTCATCCACGGCAACTACTGGTACAACCAGGGCAATCCGCCCTTCGGCCGGGAGGGCACCAGCCACGGCTGCGTGGGCCTGGCGGACGTCCGCGGCGCGCAGGGCGACACGGTCGCCAAGTGGTTCTACGACAGCTCGCTCGTCGGCGACGTCGTGATCGTGAAGAACTCCCCGGACAAGGTCGTCTCGCCGGACAACGGCCTCAACGGCTGGAACATGTCCTGGTCCGAGTGGACCGCCGGAAGTGCGGTCTGA
- a CDS encoding DUF6227 family protein has protein sequence MSVPYETAAYEPFESPESPEEQLERLLGRALNSFELPDATIRLLDCALAYATSLHSAHHSAGLHRETHRHTWLLADGSAVTLWELVHNTAPGGILQHEVYVDDEELRTATARLPLPPDTPEFDLSLPARPAPVPEPRHFYVPDDSADHVRRLLRRAENPDPPDAELSALLLNSASAHQISQAFGRTGRARRAGLSLSLYEHAFLLRDGREMSLWEVEHTATPDGRHMCEVYASERAAREAMERRATAPDRIRPKRRPGPRQS, from the coding sequence TTGAGCGTTCCGTACGAGACCGCAGCGTACGAGCCCTTCGAATCGCCCGAGTCTCCGGAGGAGCAACTCGAGCGGCTGCTCGGCCGTGCCCTGAACTCCTTCGAGCTGCCCGACGCGACGATACGCCTGCTCGACTGCGCGCTGGCGTACGCCACTTCACTGCACTCCGCGCACCACAGCGCCGGGCTGCACCGGGAGACCCACCGGCACACCTGGCTGCTCGCCGACGGCTCCGCCGTGACGCTGTGGGAGCTGGTGCACAACACCGCCCCCGGCGGCATCCTCCAGCACGAGGTGTACGTCGACGACGAGGAACTGCGCACCGCCACCGCCCGGCTGCCACTGCCCCCGGACACCCCCGAGTTCGATCTCTCGTTACCGGCGCGGCCGGCCCCCGTTCCCGAACCCCGGCACTTCTACGTGCCCGACGACTCCGCGGACCACGTGCGCCGGTTGCTGCGCCGCGCGGAGAACCCCGACCCCCCGGACGCGGAACTGTCCGCGCTGCTGCTGAACTCCGCCTCGGCCCACCAGATCTCCCAGGCCTTCGGCCGCACCGGCCGCGCCCGCCGCGCGGGACTGAGCCTCTCCCTGTACGAGCACGCGTTCCTGCTGCGGGACGGGCGCGAGATGTCCCTGTGGGAGGTCGAACACACGGCGACGCCGGACGGCCGCCACATGTGCGAGGTCTACGCGAGCGAGCGGGCGGCCCGGGAGGCGATGGAACGCCGGGCGACGGCCCCCGACCGGATCCGGCCCAAGCGCCGCCCCGGCCCCCGCCAGTCCTGA
- a CDS encoding YafY family protein, which translates to MTTDTPARLLTLLSLLQTPREWPGGELAERLGVSRRTVRRDVERLRELGYPVRASRGADGGYRLVAGTAMPPLVLDDEEAVAIAVGLRAGAGHAVEGVDEASVRALAKLEQVLPGRLRHRVAALGAATTALTGGDGARIAPETLTVIASAIAGRERLRFAYRAADGTASRRLTEPYRLVSTGRRWYLVAYDLHREDWRTFRVDRVAEPFATGARYVPRELPSGSAAEYLRQSMYARQEAYELEVCFAAGADELADRLPQWWGTPEPVEGGGCRIRARVADSLEWLPMRLAMLEVEFTVHRPVELAERVREMGARLLRGASE; encoded by the coding sequence ATGACGACCGACACACCCGCGCGGCTCCTCACGTTGCTCTCCCTGCTGCAGACGCCTCGTGAATGGCCCGGCGGGGAACTGGCCGAGCGGCTCGGGGTGTCGCGGCGGACCGTGCGGCGGGACGTCGAACGGTTGCGGGAGCTCGGTTATCCGGTGCGGGCCAGCCGGGGGGCCGACGGGGGGTACCGGCTGGTGGCCGGGACCGCGATGCCGCCGTTGGTGCTGGACGACGAGGAGGCCGTCGCGATCGCGGTCGGGCTCCGCGCCGGCGCCGGGCACGCGGTGGAGGGCGTGGACGAGGCCTCGGTGCGGGCTCTCGCCAAGCTGGAGCAGGTGCTGCCGGGCCGGCTGCGCCACCGGGTGGCCGCCCTGGGGGCCGCCACGACCGCGCTGACCGGCGGCGACGGCGCCCGGATCGCCCCGGAGACCCTCACCGTGATCGCGTCGGCGATCGCCGGGCGGGAGCGGCTGCGGTTCGCCTACCGCGCCGCCGACGGCACCGCGTCCCGCCGCCTGACCGAGCCGTACCGCCTGGTGTCGACCGGACGGCGCTGGTATCTCGTCGCCTACGACCTCCATCGCGAGGACTGGCGGACCTTCCGCGTGGACCGGGTCGCCGAGCCGTTCGCCACCGGCGCGCGGTACGTGCCCCGGGAGCTGCCGTCGGGGAGCGCCGCGGAGTACCTGCGGCAGTCGATGTACGCGCGCCAGGAGGCGTACGAACTGGAGGTGTGCTTCGCGGCCGGGGCGGACGAGCTGGCGGACCGGCTGCCGCAGTGGTGGGGCACACCGGAACCGGTCGAGGGCGGCGGCTGCCGGATACGGGCCCGGGTGGCCGACTCGCTGGAGTGGCTGCCGATGCGGCTGGCCATGCTGGAGGTGGAGTTCACGGTGCACCGGCCGGTCGAACTGGCCGAGCGCGTCCGGGAGATGGGGGCGCGTCTGCTGCGGGGGGCGAGCGAGTGA
- a CDS encoding RNA polymerase sigma factor RpoD/SigA, with protein MATRAVARRKSATGETADAAGSVRTHAGEIADRDLVGMYLDEIARTPLLDAAKEVELSQVIEAGVFARQILEGEEESRADASREELEALVEAGERAKDVFIRSNLRLVVAVARRYPRSGLPLLDLIQEGNAGLVRAVEKFDYRKGFKFSTYATWWIRQAITRSIADQSRTIRLPVHLVEELGRIRRVQREFNREHGRDPEPAEIAAELGSNAARVTDVLDWARDPVSLNMSVDDEGETQFGDLLEDTSAVSPEQSVLTLLRSEELDDLIGRLDQRTASIIKMRYGIEDGRERTLTEVGKEHGLTRERIRQIEKHALLELKKLARSTGFDAVA; from the coding sequence ATGGCAACCCGTGCCGTCGCCCGTCGTAAGTCCGCCACCGGCGAGACGGCCGACGCGGCAGGCAGTGTTCGCACCCACGCCGGCGAGATCGCCGACCGCGACCTGGTCGGCATGTACCTCGACGAGATAGCGCGCACACCGCTGCTCGACGCTGCCAAGGAAGTCGAGCTGTCCCAGGTCATCGAGGCGGGTGTGTTCGCGCGGCAGATCCTCGAGGGCGAGGAGGAGTCCCGTGCGGACGCCTCCCGCGAGGAACTCGAGGCCCTGGTCGAAGCCGGTGAGCGGGCGAAGGACGTCTTCATCCGATCCAACCTGCGGTTGGTCGTCGCCGTCGCGCGGCGCTACCCGCGCAGCGGTCTGCCCCTGCTCGACCTCATCCAGGAGGGCAACGCCGGACTGGTCCGCGCGGTCGAGAAGTTCGACTACCGCAAGGGCTTCAAGTTCTCGACGTACGCGACCTGGTGGATCCGGCAGGCGATCACCCGGTCGATAGCCGACCAGTCCCGCACCATCCGGCTCCCCGTCCACCTGGTGGAGGAGCTCGGCCGGATCCGTCGTGTGCAGCGCGAGTTCAACCGTGAGCACGGGCGTGACCCGGAGCCTGCCGAGATCGCCGCGGAGCTGGGTTCCAACGCCGCGCGCGTCACGGACGTGCTGGACTGGGCCCGCGACCCGGTGTCGCTCAACATGTCGGTGGACGACGAGGGCGAGACCCAGTTCGGCGACCTGCTGGAGGACACCTCCGCGGTCTCGCCCGAGCAGTCGGTCCTCACCCTGCTGCGCAGCGAGGAGCTGGACGACCTGATCGGCCGGCTCGACCAGCGCACGGCGTCCATCATCAAGATGCGCTACGGCATCGAGGACGGCCGGGAGCGCACGCTGACAGAGGTCGGCAAGGAGCACGGACTGACCCGCGAGCGCATCCGGCAGATCGAGAAGCACGCGCTGCTGGAGCTGAAGAAGCTGGCCCGCAGCACCGGTTTCGACGCGGTGGCGTAA
- a CDS encoding dioxygenase produces MSAVVEERPTAERMPTLYLSHGAPPLADDPVWPGELAAWSAALPRPRAVLMVSAHWEDAPLALGAVEPVPLVYDFWGFPEHYYRVRYDAPGAPALADSVRKLLRAPGTPVQDVPDRGLDHGAYVPLVEMYPEADIPVLQISMPTLDPVRLMEIGRRLAPLRDEGVLIVGSGFFTHNLAALRHAGGTPGWSAEFDDWGQRALAAGDIDSLLDFVHASPAGQLAHPRTEHFAPLFVTLGAADASGELATQRSVIEGFWLGLAKRSVQFGG; encoded by the coding sequence ATGTCCGCCGTCGTCGAAGAGCGCCCCACGGCCGAGCGCATGCCCACCCTCTATCTCAGTCACGGCGCGCCCCCGCTGGCCGACGACCCGGTCTGGCCCGGCGAACTGGCCGCCTGGTCCGCCGCCCTGCCGCGCCCCAGGGCCGTCCTCATGGTCTCCGCGCACTGGGAGGACGCCCCGCTCGCACTCGGCGCGGTGGAACCCGTGCCGCTGGTCTACGACTTCTGGGGCTTCCCGGAGCACTACTACCGCGTGCGGTACGACGCCCCCGGCGCCCCCGCTCTGGCCGACTCCGTCCGCAAGCTGCTGCGCGCCCCCGGGACACCGGTCCAGGACGTGCCGGACCGGGGGCTGGACCACGGGGCGTACGTGCCGCTGGTGGAGATGTACCCGGAGGCGGACATCCCCGTCCTGCAGATCTCGATGCCCACGCTCGACCCGGTCCGCCTCATGGAGATCGGCCGCCGGCTCGCCCCGCTGCGGGACGAGGGCGTCCTGATCGTGGGGTCCGGGTTCTTCACCCACAACCTGGCCGCGCTGCGGCACGCCGGGGGAACCCCGGGCTGGTCGGCGGAGTTCGACGACTGGGGGCAGCGAGCGCTGGCGGCAGGTGACATCGACTCGCTGCTGGACTTCGTCCACGCGTCCCCGGCGGGACAGCTGGCCCACCCGCGCACGGAACACTTCGCCCCCCTGTTCGTCACCCTGGGCGCGGCGGACGCGTCCGGCGAGCTGGCCACACAGCGTTCGGTCATCGAAGGGTTCTGGCTGGGCCTGGCGAAGAGGTCGGTGCAGTTCGGCGGTTAG
- a CDS encoding MarR family winged helix-turn-helix transcriptional regulator, protein MDTAPAARDTRWLSSEEQHVWRAYLHAVTLLEDHLDRQLQRDANMPHVYYGLLVQLGEAPERRLRMTELAKQAKITRSRLSHAVARLEKSGWVRRENCPDDKRGQFAVLTDAGYEVLRGTAPGHVEAVRQAVFDRLTPEQQKSLGEIMEIVAEGLQPKEAGADLPWLR, encoded by the coding sequence ATGGACACCGCACCCGCCGCCCGCGACACCCGCTGGCTCAGCTCCGAGGAGCAACACGTCTGGCGCGCCTACCTGCACGCCGTCACCCTCCTGGAGGACCACCTGGACCGCCAGTTGCAGCGGGACGCGAACATGCCGCACGTGTACTACGGACTGCTCGTCCAGCTCGGCGAGGCACCGGAACGGCGGCTGCGGATGACGGAGCTGGCGAAGCAGGCCAAGATCACGCGCTCCCGGCTCTCGCACGCCGTCGCCCGGCTGGAGAAGAGCGGGTGGGTCCGGCGCGAGAACTGCCCCGACGACAAGCGGGGCCAGTTCGCGGTACTCACCGACGCCGGGTACGAGGTGTTGCGCGGGACCGCGCCGGGCCATGTGGAGGCCGTCCGCCAGGCCGTCTTCGACCGGCTCACCCCGGAACAGCAGAAGTCCCTCGGCGAGATCATGGAGATCGTCGCCGAGGGACTTCAACCGAAGGAGGCGGGCGCGGACCTGCCCTGGCTCCGCTGA
- a CDS encoding MFS transporter, with the protein MSDTAPAAAEASPRSDGTPGRTHNPWRALIFIALAQLMVVLDATIVNIALPSAQQDLGISDGNRQWVITAYALAFGGLLLFGGRIADLWGRKRTFVVGLAGFAAASALGGAAQSGAMMFGARALQGVFGALLAPAALSLLAVMFTDAKERAKAFGIYGAIAGGGGAVGLILGGFLTEYLNWRWTFFVNIPFALVAALGAYFVIHEPSGTRNRSSLDIPGVILSTLGLVSLVYGFTRAESEGWSDTTTIGLFVAAGVLLLAFVLTEARVKAPLLPLRVITERNRGGVYLSLGLAIIAMFGLFLFLTYYLQAVQGYSPVKTGFAFLPMIAGMITGSTQIGARLMTRVPPRLLMGPGFLLAAVGMLLLTQLEIGSSYATLLLPGQLLLGLGMGTAFMPAMSLATYGVEPRDSGVASAMVNTSQQVGGAIGTALLNTIAASATTAYVKDHIAGAGSKTQAQLVQLQAQVHGYTSAIWFAVGILVAASLIAVTLINTGRPGASAVGQASGDGAEEEFQIPVVAH; encoded by the coding sequence ATGTCTGACACAGCCCCGGCCGCCGCCGAGGCGTCGCCTCGATCCGACGGTACGCCCGGCCGCACCCACAATCCCTGGAGGGCGCTGATCTTCATCGCGCTCGCCCAGCTCATGGTCGTGCTCGACGCGACCATCGTGAACATCGCCCTGCCCTCCGCCCAGCAGGACCTGGGCATATCCGACGGCAACCGGCAGTGGGTCATCACGGCCTACGCGCTCGCCTTCGGTGGCCTGCTGCTGTTCGGCGGTCGCATCGCCGACCTGTGGGGCCGCAAGCGCACCTTCGTCGTCGGCCTCGCCGGCTTCGCCGCGGCCTCCGCGCTCGGCGGAGCCGCGCAGAGCGGCGCGATGATGTTCGGCGCCCGCGCGCTGCAGGGTGTCTTCGGCGCACTGCTCGCGCCCGCCGCGCTCTCCCTGCTCGCGGTGATGTTCACCGACGCCAAGGAGCGCGCCAAGGCGTTCGGCATCTACGGTGCCATCGCCGGTGGCGGCGGCGCCGTCGGCCTGATCCTCGGCGGCTTCCTCACCGAGTACCTGAACTGGCGCTGGACGTTCTTCGTGAACATCCCGTTCGCGCTGGTCGCCGCGCTCGGCGCGTACTTCGTCATCCACGAGCCGTCCGGCACCCGCAACCGCTCGTCGCTCGACATCCCCGGCGTGATCCTGTCCACCCTGGGCCTGGTCTCGCTGGTGTACGGCTTCACGCGCGCCGAGTCGGAGGGCTGGAGCGACACGACGACCATCGGTCTCTTCGTCGCCGCCGGCGTGCTGCTCCTCGCGTTCGTCCTGACCGAGGCCCGGGTCAAGGCCCCGCTGCTGCCGCTGCGCGTGATCACCGAGCGCAACCGCGGTGGTGTCTACCTCTCCCTCGGCCTCGCGATCATCGCGATGTTCGGCCTGTTCCTCTTCCTCACGTACTACCTGCAGGCGGTGCAGGGCTACTCGCCGGTCAAGACCGGCTTCGCCTTCCTGCCGATGATCGCGGGCATGATCACGGGCTCCACGCAGATCGGCGCCCGGCTGATGACGCGGGTTCCGCCGCGGCTGCTGATGGGTCCGGGCTTCCTGCTCGCGGCCGTCGGCATGCTGCTGCTGACCCAGCTCGAGATCGGCAGCTCCTACGCCACCCTGCTGCTGCCCGGACAGCTCCTGCTCGGCCTCGGCATGGGTACGGCGTTCATGCCGGCGATGTCCCTGGCCACGTACGGTGTCGAGCCCCGGGACTCCGGTGTCGCCTCCGCGATGGTCAACACCTCGCAGCAGGTGGGCGGCGCGATCGGCACGGCCCTGCTGAACACCATCGCCGCGTCGGCGACCACCGCGTACGTCAAGGACCACATCGCGGGGGCCGGTTCGAAGACGCAGGCGCAGCTCGTCCAGCTCCAGGCCCAGGTGCACGGCTACACCAGCGCGATCTGGTTCGCCGTGGGCATCCTGGTGGCGGCCTCGCTCATCGCGGTGACGCTGATCAACACCGGCCGCCCCGGCGCCTCCGCCGTCGGCCAGGCGTCCGGCGACGGTGCGGAGGAGGAGTTCCAGATCCCGGTGGTCGCTCACTGA
- a CDS encoding TetR/AcrR family transcriptional regulator encodes MQTATPVQRRVTRPRADALRNRERIVTAAREMFVEFGPYVPLDEVARRAGVGNATVYRNFPDREALAREVVCSVMDRTAEAAEAALAESGDAFAALSRFVHASVDERIGAMCPMFQGSFDQNHPDLDASRQRLEHLVESLMDRARRAGQLRADVAVGDVMVAAAQLSRPLGGAMCLSIDRFVHRHIQLFLDGLRAPARSVLPGTAVTMEALRTPCTDQPMSSMDDGGHQ; translated from the coding sequence ATGCAGACCGCGACACCCGTGCAGCGCCGAGTGACCCGGCCGCGTGCCGACGCCCTGCGCAACCGGGAGCGCATCGTCACCGCGGCACGGGAGATGTTCGTCGAGTTCGGCCCGTACGTGCCGCTCGACGAGGTCGCCCGGCGGGCCGGTGTCGGCAACGCCACGGTGTACCGCAACTTCCCGGACCGCGAGGCGCTGGCGCGCGAGGTCGTCTGTTCCGTCATGGACCGTACGGCCGAGGCGGCCGAGGCGGCGCTCGCCGAGAGCGGCGACGCCTTCGCGGCGCTCTCCCGGTTCGTGCACGCGTCCGTCGACGAACGGATCGGCGCGATGTGCCCGATGTTTCAGGGGTCCTTCGACCAGAACCACCCCGATCTGGATGCCTCTCGCCAACGCCTCGAGCACCTGGTCGAGTCGCTGATGGACCGGGCGCGCAGGGCGGGGCAGCTCCGCGCCGACGTGGCCGTCGGTGATGTCATGGTCGCCGCGGCCCAGCTCAGCCGTCCGCTCGGGGGAGCGATGTGTCTGAGCATCGACCGATTCGTCCACCGTCATATTCAGCTGTTCCTGGACGGGCTGCGGGCCCCTGCCCGCTCCGTGCTGCCGGGTACGGCCGTGACCATGGAGGCTCTCCGCACACCCTGCACCGACCAGCCGATGAGTTCCATGGACGACGGCGGTCACCAGTGA
- a CDS encoding M6 family metalloprotease domain-containing protein, giving the protein MRTSLGTRANRGTRPIRGTRPRRAAALASVAALTLSVSASGAGQLRAGTTTAGPAAPARAAALGSCTIDGDDDVQMSEGVPTASGYARSTGTVRALTLMIDFSDAPGRGRAMDRFREFFPQTRKWFATSSYGRLDYRPATPVGHWLRMPKPFKAYGIERGAPFEPAYRDLVQDIVAEADAEVDFRAYDLLNVLITPNAGPSALDTVLSVTFADNADAPVADGVPVANASFVYSRQDDGSGSYGTTGYRVLPHENGHIFGLPDLYTQDGGASVGHWDIMSEDWGAENDLLGWHKWKLGWLDDTQVRCAAGRGSREYTLTPLARRGGVKLVVVPLNGRSGYALELRTREGNDAAVCRPGILIYRVDADVDTGNGPITVRDARRDSGGCTRSPNVQAELSDATFTPGDTFRDRTRRLTVRVLPKGGGDNYRIRVTRG; this is encoded by the coding sequence ATACGCACGAGCCTCGGAACACGCGCGAACCGCGGCACACGCCCGATCCGCGGCACACGCCCGCGTCGCGCCGCCGCCCTCGCCTCGGTCGCCGCGCTGACCCTGTCGGTCTCCGCCTCCGGTGCCGGCCAGCTCCGGGCGGGCACCACGACGGCGGGCCCGGCGGCCCCGGCCCGAGCCGCGGCGCTCGGCTCCTGCACCATCGACGGCGACGACGACGTCCAGATGTCGGAGGGGGTGCCCACCGCGTCCGGCTACGCCCGTTCCACCGGCACCGTACGCGCCCTCACCCTGATGATCGACTTCTCCGACGCCCCCGGCCGGGGCAGGGCCATGGACCGGTTCCGGGAGTTCTTCCCGCAGACCAGGAAGTGGTTCGCCACCAGCTCCTACGGCCGTCTCGACTACCGCCCCGCGACACCGGTCGGACACTGGCTGCGGATGCCGAAGCCGTTCAAGGCCTACGGGATAGAGCGCGGCGCCCCCTTCGAGCCCGCCTACCGGGACCTGGTGCAGGACATCGTGGCGGAAGCCGACGCGGAGGTGGACTTCCGCGCGTACGACCTGCTCAACGTGCTGATCACGCCCAACGCCGGCCCCTCCGCGCTGGACACGGTGCTCTCGGTGACGTTCGCCGACAACGCGGACGCCCCGGTGGCCGACGGCGTGCCGGTGGCCAACGCGTCCTTCGTCTACAGCCGCCAGGACGACGGTTCCGGCTCCTACGGCACGACCGGCTACCGGGTGCTGCCGCACGAGAACGGGCACATCTTCGGGCTGCCCGACCTCTATACCCAGGACGGCGGCGCCTCGGTCGGGCACTGGGACATCATGAGCGAGGACTGGGGCGCCGAGAACGACCTGCTCGGCTGGCACAAGTGGAAGCTGGGCTGGCTCGACGACACGCAGGTACGGTGCGCGGCGGGCCGCGGCAGCCGGGAGTACACGCTCACGCCGCTGGCCCGACGGGGCGGGGTGAAACTGGTCGTCGTACCGCTGAACGGACGCTCCGGGTACGCGCTGGAGCTGCGCACCCGGGAGGGCAACGACGCGGCGGTGTGCCGCCCGGGCATCCTGATCTACCGGGTCGACGCGGACGTCGACACCGGCAACGGGCCCATCACCGTGCGCGACGCCCGGCGCGACAGCGGCGGCTGCACCCGCAGCCCCAACGTCCAGGCGGAACTGTCCGACGCCACCTTCACCCCCGGCGACACCTTCCGCGACCGCACCCGCCGCCTCACGGTGAGGGTGCTGCCCAAGGGGGGCGGGGACAACTACCGGATAAGGGTGACCAGGGGGTAG